One Triticum dicoccoides isolate Atlit2015 ecotype Zavitan chromosome 4B, WEW_v2.0, whole genome shotgun sequence genomic window carries:
- the LOC119296399 gene encoding uncharacterized protein LOC119296399 isoform X2, translating into MTRRRTHPPPTPLSCATTPCPAAACAQDSTSRSSCEPDPASSPELHLLPRLPSANRTPPSGFSGTAVSSGPTSSPEAVHRCSASFRPCNGLPCTALAEAGILEEYFQPGRALSTVQEDNNDSQYDGCSSCITEEFMYCLVSKPVQLCKPHKFERIHISTNSRGHVLPSRVQTSVYQEVHVLQFRVLVLLSIKYNYWYRKCSIFVRKLPAKEKPFLHPFRAHTTCTVLSPTPWRQNDRARRK; encoded by the exons ATGACCCGCCGCCGCACGCATCCACCCCCTACCCCGCTGTCGTGCGCCACCACCCCCTGTCCCGCCGCCGCGTGCGCGCAGGATTCGACTAGCCGGAGCAGCTGCGAGCCGGATCCAGCCTCGTCCCCCGAGCtccatcttcttccccgcctcccttCCGCGAACCGGACGCCTCCTTCTGGGTTCTCCGGCACCGCTGTGTCTAGCGGTCCAACCTCGTCGCCCGAGGCCGTTCACCGTTGCAGCGCCTCCTTCCGTCCGTGCAACGGGCTCCCGTGCACGGCCCTTGCCGAAGCTG GAATTTTGGAAGAGTACTTTCAACCTGGAAGAGCACTTTCAACCGTCCAGGAAGACAACAACGACAGCCAGTATGATGGAT GTAGTTCATGTATTACTGAGGAGTTCATGTACTGCCTAGTAAGTAAACCTGTTCAACTATGTAAGCCACACAAGTTCGAAAGGATTCACATCAGTACAAACTCGAGAGGGCATGTATTACCGTCCAGAGTACAAACTTCAGTTTACCAAGAAGTTCATGTATTACAATTTAGAGTTCTTGTATTACTATCCATAAAGTATAACTATTGGTATAGAAAATGTTCAATATTTGTTCGAAAGCTACCTGCAAAAGAGAAGCCCTTCTTACATCCATTTAGAGCTCACACCACATGCACCGTCCTCAGTCCAACCCCATGGCGTCAGAATGATCGAGCTCGTCGCAAGTAG
- the LOC119296399 gene encoding uncharacterized protein LOC119296399 isoform X3 has protein sequence MTRRRTHPPPTPLSCATTPCPAAACAQDSTSRSSCEPDPASSPELHLLPRLPSANRTPPSGFSGTAVSSGPTSSPEAVHRCSASFRPCNGLPCTALAEAGILEEYFQPGRALSTVQEDNNDSQYDGFQPHGVRMIELVASSSPWLPSSTFRCLGPFLWSCKVAAKTGCTSSSFVCFSVHLLPNREFDFLCVSIFFI, from the exons ATGACCCGCCGCCGCACGCATCCACCCCCTACCCCGCTGTCGTGCGCCACCACCCCCTGTCCCGCCGCCGCGTGCGCGCAGGATTCGACTAGCCGGAGCAGCTGCGAGCCGGATCCAGCCTCGTCCCCCGAGCtccatcttcttccccgcctcccttCCGCGAACCGGACGCCTCCTTCTGGGTTCTCCGGCACCGCTGTGTCTAGCGGTCCAACCTCGTCGCCCGAGGCCGTTCACCGTTGCAGCGCCTCCTTCCGTCCGTGCAACGGGCTCCCGTGCACGGCCCTTGCCGAAGCTG GAATTTTGGAAGAGTACTTTCAACCTGGAAGAGCACTTTCAACCGTCCAGGAAGACAACAACGACAGCCAGTATGATGGAT TCCAACCCCATGGCGTCAGAATGATCGAGCTCGTCGCAAGTAGCAGTCCATGGCTGCCATCTTCCACTTTCCGCTGCCTAGGTCCTTTCCTATGGAGCTGCAAG GTTGCAGCAAAAACAGGATGCACAAGTTCATCTTTTGTATGCTTTTCAGTACATCTACTTCCCAATCGTGAGTTTGATTtcctttgtgtttccatcttcttCATATAG
- the LOC119296399 gene encoding uncharacterized protein LOC119296399 isoform X4, whose protein sequence is MTRRRTHPPPTPLSCATTPCPAAACAQDSTSRSSCEPDPASSPELHLLPRLPSANRTPPSGFSGTAVSSGPTSSPEAVHRCSASFRPCNGLPCTALAEAGILEEYFQPGRALSTVQEDNNDSQYDGFQPHGVRMIELVASSSPWLPSSTFRCLGPFLWSCKFSTSEYHVRRFSSVRKH, encoded by the exons ATGACCCGCCGCCGCACGCATCCACCCCCTACCCCGCTGTCGTGCGCCACCACCCCCTGTCCCGCCGCCGCGTGCGCGCAGGATTCGACTAGCCGGAGCAGCTGCGAGCCGGATCCAGCCTCGTCCCCCGAGCtccatcttcttccccgcctcccttCCGCGAACCGGACGCCTCCTTCTGGGTTCTCCGGCACCGCTGTGTCTAGCGGTCCAACCTCGTCGCCCGAGGCCGTTCACCGTTGCAGCGCCTCCTTCCGTCCGTGCAACGGGCTCCCGTGCACGGCCCTTGCCGAAGCTG GAATTTTGGAAGAGTACTTTCAACCTGGAAGAGCACTTTCAACCGTCCAGGAAGACAACAACGACAGCCAGTATGATGGAT TCCAACCCCATGGCGTCAGAATGATCGAGCTCGTCGCAAGTAGCAGTCCATGGCTGCCATCTTCCACTTTCCGCTGCCTAGGTCCTTTCCTATGGAGCTGCAAG TTTAGTACGTCGGAGTATCATGTACGTCGGTTTAGTTCAGTACGAAAACATTAG
- the LOC119296399 gene encoding uncharacterized protein LOC119296399 isoform X1, with the protein MTRRRTHPPPTPLSCATTPCPAAACAQDSTSRSSCEPDPASSPELHLLPRLPSANRTPPSGFSGTAVSSGPTSSPEAVHRCSASFRPCNGLPCTALAEAGILEEYFQPGRALSTVQEDNNDSQYDGCESYFDISLYSASLCVVLCVFKCLMKIDVPGSSCITEEFMYCLVSKPVQLCKPHKFERIHISTNSRGHVLPSRVQTSVYQEVHVLQFRVLVLLSIKYNYWYRKCSIFVRKLPAKEKPFLHPFRAHTTCTVLSPTPWRQNDRARRK; encoded by the exons ATGACCCGCCGCCGCACGCATCCACCCCCTACCCCGCTGTCGTGCGCCACCACCCCCTGTCCCGCCGCCGCGTGCGCGCAGGATTCGACTAGCCGGAGCAGCTGCGAGCCGGATCCAGCCTCGTCCCCCGAGCtccatcttcttccccgcctcccttCCGCGAACCGGACGCCTCCTTCTGGGTTCTCCGGCACCGCTGTGTCTAGCGGTCCAACCTCGTCGCCCGAGGCCGTTCACCGTTGCAGCGCCTCCTTCCGTCCGTGCAACGGGCTCCCGTGCACGGCCCTTGCCGAAGCTG GAATTTTGGAAGAGTACTTTCAACCTGGAAGAGCACTTTCAACCGTCCAGGAAGACAACAACGACAGCCAGTATGATGGATGTGAGAGTTATTTTGACATTTCATTGTACAGTGCTTCTCTTTGTGTAGTGTTGTGTGTTTTCAAGTGCTTGATGAAAATTGATGTTCCAGGTAGTTCATGTATTACTGAGGAGTTCATGTACTGCCTAGTAAGTAAACCTGTTCAACTATGTAAGCCACACAAGTTCGAAAGGATTCACATCAGTACAAACTCGAGAGGGCATGTATTACCGTCCAGAGTACAAACTTCAGTTTACCAAGAAGTTCATGTATTACAATTTAGAGTTCTTGTATTACTATCCATAAAGTATAACTATTGGTATAGAAAATGTTCAATATTTGTTCGAAAGCTACCTGCAAAAGAGAAGCCCTTCTTACATCCATTTAGAGCTCACACCACATGCACCGTCCTCAGTCCAACCCCATGGCGTCAGAATGATCGAGCTCGTCGCAAGTAG